The region AATGTTAGTTACAATATACCTTACTTTTTACCCTTAATAGCAAtatatttacatttctttacccaCAAAATCAACATACTTACATTTTTTACCAATActagcaatatattataactcataatagtaTGTAGTTATTCACCACAAACAAAGATATAAAGTAAACAATAGCATGATTAAAAAATCGATAAATTAACAAAATCCACAAAAACAACaaacataatacaaataaaagaaaaataaagtcaTGTTAACCACATTGTAAGAAAACTGACACCAAATATATAGCTGCACACATGAAGCTTTTATTCAAAAAGTAAACACAGCTCATTTAACAAATGAAATTCatataaaacatgataaaagtacATAAATAAACTAACCTCCGTTTCAGAAGATAATGTCTTCATCTTTCTGGGCAACAGTAAGCATGTCATGAGCAGCATTAATGGAGATTCCTTGTTCTAAAGAAAGATGTTCAGCAGCTTGTAACTCCCGAAACTGAGCAGCAGCTTTCATCTTATTTTCAATCTCCCTTTTTTTATAAGCTTGAATCTTTTTCAACCTAAAGAAATCTTCCCTTTCCAATTCATCAAGCTCTCCTTTGATGTAACTTATGGTGTTCTCTAATCTTGGTTTGACCACACTCTCAAGAGCATTGACCCTACGGTTTGTAGTCTTGATTGCTTCATCGAGTGTCAAGAAAGATGTTTGAAGGGATGCAAGTTCAACAAGAACCTCAATTGCTTTCACATATGCAGTTTTACATACTTGAACTTGTTGCCCACCTCTTGCTAAACCAGTTAAGTCGTTTTTTGTTTCTGATTCAGTGAAGTAGTCGAATTTAGGAAGCTTTACACCTGCAATGTTCTCTGTGCGTGATTTGACTCTGAGAGTTGCGGTTTTGACATTTTCAATAACAGTGAATTTGATGTTTTCTCCTGCAACGTATTTGGCTTCAGTTAAAGCAAAGGAGGAAGCTTTCATTACAGTTCCCATTGATTCTTTTGTTGTGACGATTTTTTTAAGGATAGCTCGAAATTGAACTGTTAGAGCATCGCTTTTCTTCTTGAGAAGAGCGTGGCCTCTGGTTGCGCCTACAAGACGAGCTTTGACAACTCCAAGCACAGTGACAGTTGGAACGACATTCAAACGCTGGGTCTGGCCAGACATCTTGTTGAATATGTAAACCTGTTAATAGGAAGAACAATCAAAAGGGGGTATACCTATTTGTGTTTGACTAGGAATTGAAGTTCGTTTAGATGAGATTCGAAGCTCGGATTGCTCCGATGGAGTTCAAGTTCAGTATACTGGATTGAATTTATGTGAACGATGATCACAATTACTAAGATCTACTCCACGGATTTGTGCGGTTTTCAGAAGTTGTGTCAAATGAGTGCAGTTAGGGCTAGATAAAGTGAACTTCAAATCTAGTTGCTAGATTCCAAGTCTGATAAATTTGGATTAAATCCGGGACGATTGGTCCAGATTCTGATCTCGGAGACTTGGATCAAAAATTGTGAGGCAGTAAGGGTTGAATCATACGACTATACAGCAAATTTAGATCTGCAAAAGCAACGAAGATAGAGAAGAAAGAAGAGTACCTGATAACGATACTGCTAGTGCTTTTTGATGGAAATGGAGAAGGTCATACACAAGACGATGATCGCCAGAGTTCTTCCCTCAATCCCGACGAACCAGGAAAGTAGATCCTCTTTTTAATTTTAGCTTGTGATGATGATTATTGAAAATGAAATTGTTGGATGGGCTACGCCTCTATTATAACGCAAAACGGcccttaacttttttttttcaattgggatatttacaaatatgaatattatttaatttagtatcaaacaaaataacctaattgTTTGTAGTAGGGACGAAAGTAGGTCCAAACCCGGATTGGATGGACCCGGACTCGGAAAatccggaaccggttaacgggattttgtagaaccggaaaccggtaccagtccggtttccggttcggttccggatACGGTACCAGATAAAGTGAGTATacaaccggaaaacccggaaacatcaaagtaggtaggttggaaccggataaagtgagTTTAAAC is a window of Lactuca sativa cultivar Salinas chromosome 1, Lsat_Salinas_v11, whole genome shotgun sequence DNA encoding:
- the LOC111881073 gene encoding V-type proton ATPase subunit D, with product MSGQTQRLNVVPTVTVLGVVKARLVGATRGHALLKKKSDALTVQFRAILKKIVTTKESMGTVMKASSFALTEAKYVAGENIKFTVIENVKTATLRVKSRTENIAGVKLPKFDYFTESETKNDLTGLARGGQQVQVCKTAYVKAIEVLVELASLQTSFLTLDEAIKTTNRRVNALESVVKPRLENTISYIKGELDELEREDFFRLKKIQAYKKREIENKMKAAAQFRELQAAEHLSLEQGISINAAHDMLTVAQKDEDIIF